The Podarcis raffonei isolate rPodRaf1 chromosome 2, rPodRaf1.pri, whole genome shotgun sequence genome window below encodes:
- the VDAC1 gene encoding voltage-dependent anion-selective channel protein 1 isoform X3 encodes MDFDIAGPSIRGAFVFGYEGWLAGYQMTFETAKSRITQSNFAVGYKTDEFQLHTNVNDGTEFGGSIYQKVNNKLETAVNLAWTAGNSNTRFGIAAKYQIDPDASFSAKVNNSSLIGLGYTQTLKPGIKLTLSALLDGKNVNAGGHKLGLGLEFEA; translated from the exons ATGGATTTTGACATCGCTGGTCCTTCAATACGTGGTGCCTTTGTCTTTGGCTATGAAGGTTGGCTGGCTGGTTACCAAATGACTTTTGAGACTGCTAAGTCCAGAATAACTCAGAGCAATTTTGCTGTTGGTTACAAGACCGACGAATTTCAGCTTCACACCAATGT GAATGATGGCACAGAATTTGGAGGTTCCATTTATCAGAAGGTGAATAATAAGTTGGAAACTGCCGTCAATCTTGCTTGGACAGCTGGAAATAGCAACACCCGCTTTGGAATAGCTGCCAAATATCAAATTGACCCAGATGCATCTTTCTCT GCTAAAGTGAATAATTCCAGTCTGATTGGTTTAGGATATACTCAGACTCTGAAGCCAG GTATTAAATTGACATTGTCAGCTTTGTTGGATGGGAAGAATGTCAACGCAGGTGGCCACAAACTAGGTCTAGGACTGGAATTTGAAGCATGA
- the VDAC1 gene encoding voltage-dependent anion-selective channel protein 1 isoform X1, producing MAVPPAYADLGKSARDIFTKGYGFGLIKLDLKTKSENGLEFTSSGSANTETTKVSGSLETKYRWTEYGLTFTEKWNTDNTLGTEITLEDQLAHGLKLTFDSSFSPNTGKKNAKVKSGYKREHINLGCDMDFDIAGPSIRGAFVFGYEGWLAGYQMTFETAKSRITQSNFAVGYKTDEFQLHTNVNDGTEFGGSIYQKVNNKLETAVNLAWTAGNSNTRFGIAAKYQIDPDASFSAKVNNSSLIGLGYTQTLKPGIKLTLSALLDGKNVNAGGHKLGLGLEFEA from the exons ATGGCTGTTCCCCCTGCTTATGCTGACCTAGGAAAATCTGCTCGAGACATCTTCACCAAGGGATATG GATTTGGCTTAATAAAGTTGGATTTGAAAACAAAATCTGAAAATGGACTG GAATTTACAAGCTCAGGTTCAGCAAATACAGAAACAACCAAAGTTTCTGGAAGTTTGGAAACCAAGTACAGGTGGACAGAATATGGCTTGACATTCACAGAGAAGTGGAACACAGACAACACACTAGGCACAGAGATAACTTTAGAAGATCAG CTTGCACATGGACTGAAGCTGACCTTTGACTCCTCATTCTCTCCTAACACTGG GAAGAAGAATGCTAAAGTCAAGTCTGGATACAAGCGGGAACATATCAACTTGGGCTGTGACATGGATTTTGACATCGCTGGTCCTTCAATACGTGGTGCCTTTGTCTTTGGCTATGAAGGTTGGCTGGCTGGTTACCAAATGACTTTTGAGACTGCTAAGTCCAGAATAACTCAGAGCAATTTTGCTGTTGGTTACAAGACCGACGAATTTCAGCTTCACACCAATGT GAATGATGGCACAGAATTTGGAGGTTCCATTTATCAGAAGGTGAATAATAAGTTGGAAACTGCCGTCAATCTTGCTTGGACAGCTGGAAATAGCAACACCCGCTTTGGAATAGCTGCCAAATATCAAATTGACCCAGATGCATCTTTCTCT GCTAAAGTGAATAATTCCAGTCTGATTGGTTTAGGATATACTCAGACTCTGAAGCCAG GTATTAAATTGACATTGTCAGCTTTGTTGGATGGGAAGAATGTCAACGCAGGTGGCCACAAACTAGGTCTAGGACTGGAATTTGAAGCATGA